The following proteins are encoded in a genomic region of Magnolia sinica isolate HGM2019 chromosome 1, MsV1, whole genome shotgun sequence:
- the LOC131218560 gene encoding uncharacterized protein LOC131218560, which produces MDVKPTVALRAILVGGIAAFAKVASVMKAAGGAKLGVAAAAMTAAATAAVSGTKPDSNDASK; this is translated from the coding sequence ATGGATGTAAAACCAACTGTAGCATTGAGGGCTATCCTTGTAGGTGGGATAGCTGCATTTGCAAAGGTGGCTAGTGTGATGAAAGCTGCAGGTGGAGCAAAGTTGGGTGTGGCAGCAGCTGCCATGACCGCTGCAGCAACTGCAGCAGTTTCAGGAACCAAACCGGACTCGAACGATGCTTCTAAATAG